Proteins encoded by one window of Kribbella italica:
- a CDS encoding SDR family NAD(P)-dependent oxidoreductase, translating into MDLTGRKIWVVGASSGIGAALAHELHQRGARVAISARREDKLKEVAGHQLAISTVDVTDQESVRRAAHDVAQQLGGLDILIFSAGYWAQMDDFDAASFQKHLDVNLTGLANTLDTVIPRLQGGGMIVGIASVAGYRGLPGAEAYGATKAAQINLLEALRAKLRPDGIDVLTVCPGFVETEMTETNSFPMPFIIKADQAARAIADGIERQSARIVFPWQMDLLMRFAKLVPDRLWALALTPRS; encoded by the coding sequence ATGGATCTCACCGGCCGCAAGATCTGGGTCGTCGGCGCCTCCTCCGGCATCGGCGCCGCCCTCGCGCACGAGCTGCACCAGCGCGGCGCGCGGGTCGCGATCTCCGCCCGCCGCGAGGACAAGCTGAAGGAGGTCGCCGGCCACCAGTTGGCGATCAGCACCGTCGACGTCACCGACCAGGAGTCCGTCCGCCGGGCCGCCCACGACGTGGCCCAGCAACTCGGCGGGCTCGACATCCTGATCTTCAGCGCCGGCTACTGGGCCCAGATGGACGACTTCGACGCGGCGTCCTTCCAGAAGCACCTCGACGTCAACCTCACCGGCCTGGCCAACACCCTCGACACCGTCATCCCGCGCCTGCAGGGCGGCGGCATGATCGTCGGCATCGCGTCGGTCGCCGGCTACCGCGGCCTGCCCGGCGCCGAGGCGTACGGCGCGACCAAGGCCGCCCAGATCAACCTGCTCGAGGCCCTGCGCGCCAAACTCCGCCCGGACGGCATCGACGTCCTCACCGTCTGCCCCGGCTTCGTCGAGACCGAGATGACCGAGACCAACTCGTTCCCGATGCCGTTCATCATCAAGGCCGACCAGGCCGCCCGCGCGATCGCGGACGGCATCGAGCGCCAGTCCGCGCGGATCGTCTTCCCCTGGCAGATGGACCTCCTGATGCGCTTCGCCAAACTCGTCCCCGACCGGCTGTGGGCCTTGGCTCTCACCCCTCGATCCTGA
- a CDS encoding SAM-dependent methyltransferase, protein MTIDERWPDIVKSPRSSVRAAAARQVLRGAVRDLAVQVVLPDGRRLGRGGPVMEIVSDRFFHRIGADLKIGFGEAYMAGDWRAAPGTDLAELLTVFARRLSTLVPPTLQRFRKVIEQRMPTSELNDRTGARSNIARHYDLSNDLFATFLDPTMSYSSALFDDTDDLEQAQVRKIDNVLDLAGVREGSRVLEIGTGWGQLAIQAAGRGATVTSITLSTEQRDLARKRIAEAGVDATVELCDYRDAAGRYDAVVSVEMIEAVGERYWAEYFATVDRLLVPGGRFGLQAITMPDDRLRATRHAQGWIHKYIFPGGLIPSLEAIDRSAGRLAVIDQHKFGADYARTLRLWRDRFTEQAAEVDALGFDETFRRMWEFYLAYSEAGFRSGYLDVVQLALTRRT, encoded by the coding sequence ATGACCATCGACGAGCGCTGGCCAGACATCGTCAAAAGTCCCAGAAGTTCTGTTCGTGCAGCCGCGGCGCGGCAGGTCCTCCGAGGTGCCGTTCGCGACCTCGCAGTGCAAGTGGTGCTGCCCGACGGCCGGCGCCTCGGCCGCGGCGGACCGGTGATGGAGATCGTCTCCGACAGGTTCTTCCACCGGATCGGTGCCGACCTCAAGATCGGCTTCGGCGAGGCCTACATGGCCGGCGACTGGCGGGCCGCGCCCGGCACCGACCTGGCCGAGCTGCTGACCGTCTTCGCCCGCCGGCTCAGCACGCTCGTCCCGCCGACGCTCCAGCGCTTCCGCAAGGTGATCGAGCAGCGCATGCCGACCTCCGAGCTGAACGACCGCACGGGCGCGCGCTCCAACATCGCCCGCCACTACGACCTGTCCAACGACCTGTTCGCGACCTTCCTCGACCCGACCATGTCGTACTCGTCAGCGCTCTTCGACGACACCGACGACCTCGAGCAGGCGCAGGTCCGCAAGATCGACAACGTGCTCGACCTGGCCGGCGTACGGGAGGGCTCGCGCGTTCTGGAGATCGGGACCGGCTGGGGTCAGCTCGCGATCCAGGCGGCCGGCCGTGGCGCGACCGTCACGTCGATCACGCTGTCCACCGAGCAGCGCGACCTCGCGCGCAAGCGGATCGCCGAGGCGGGCGTGGACGCGACCGTCGAGCTGTGCGACTACCGCGACGCCGCCGGCCGGTACGACGCGGTGGTGAGCGTCGAGATGATCGAGGCCGTCGGCGAGCGGTACTGGGCCGAGTACTTCGCGACCGTCGACCGCCTGCTCGTGCCCGGCGGGCGGTTCGGCCTGCAGGCGATCACGATGCCCGACGACCGGCTGCGCGCGACCCGGCACGCGCAGGGCTGGATCCACAAGTACATCTTCCCCGGCGGCCTGATCCCTTCCCTGGAGGCGATCGACCGCTCGGCCGGCCGTCTCGCCGTGATCGATCAGCACAAGTTCGGCGCCGACTACGCCCGGACCCTGCGCCTGTGGCGCGACCGCTTCACCGAGCAGGCCGCGGAGGTCGACGCGCTCGGATTCGACGAGACCTTCCGCCGGATGTGGGAGTTCTACCTCGCGTACTCCGAAGCAGGTTTCCGCTCCGGGTACCTCGACGTCGTCCAGCTCGCCTTGACCCGAAGGACCTGA
- a CDS encoding DUF1365 domain-containing protein, with translation MVDLPTLPAIVPGHVSHSRRVPKRHRFRYRTYQWLVDVTDLPRRGWLGSFRAADHLGDPNRSLRDNVAHFTAAHGVELRPDDRVVMLSNARTFGYVFDPLTVFWCLTAAGDLRCVVLEIHNTYGERHAQLGRATQFSLDKQFYVSPFFTVEGRYDVTLRLEPGRLAVAIDLHQHDQRVFSAAFTGTPRPAARRAVLATVLRNPFVTHQIATLIRIHGVWLWFRRLPVVQRRPHTPPEGVAR, from the coding sequence GTGGTAGACCTTCCCACGCTGCCCGCGATCGTCCCCGGGCACGTCAGTCACTCGCGCCGGGTGCCGAAGCGGCACCGGTTCCGCTACCGGACGTACCAGTGGCTCGTCGACGTCACCGACCTGCCCCGCCGCGGGTGGCTCGGCTCGTTCCGCGCCGCCGACCACCTGGGCGATCCGAACCGGTCCCTGCGCGACAACGTCGCCCACTTCACCGCCGCGCACGGCGTGGAGCTGCGACCGGACGATCGCGTCGTGATGCTGTCCAACGCCCGTACCTTCGGCTACGTCTTCGACCCACTCACCGTCTTCTGGTGCCTGACCGCCGCCGGCGACCTGCGCTGCGTCGTCCTCGAGATCCACAACACGTACGGCGAACGCCACGCCCAGCTCGGCCGCGCCACCCAGTTCAGCCTGGACAAGCAGTTCTACGTCTCCCCCTTCTTCACCGTCGAAGGCCGGTACGACGTGACGCTGCGCCTCGAGCCCGGCCGGCTGGCGGTCGCGATCGACCTGCACCAGCACGACCAGCGCGTCTTCTCCGCGGCGTTCACCGGTACGCCGCGCCCCGCCGCGCGGCGAGCTGTTCTCGCGACGGTCTTACGGAACCCTTTCGTCACCCACCAGATCGCAACTCTGATCCGAATCCATGGAGTGTGGCTCTGGTTCCGCCGGTTACCGGTGGTGCAGCGCCGCCCGCACACCCCACCGGAAGGAGTCGCACGATGA
- a CDS encoding NAD(P)/FAD-dependent oxidoreductase: MSGHRESVAVVGSGVAGLTAAYLLSRTCRVTVFEADVRPGGHAHTHDVTDSAGGTHRVDSGFIVHNEQTYPYLLKLFAELGVGTRPTEMSMSVHCDGCGLEYAGGRGAGSILSQPRRLADPRFVRMLTEIPRFHRAARAVLNDGDDSLTWAGFLQQRGFSKYFVRHFAVPLVACVWSSGTADAGLYPARYLFRFLDHHGMLTVGGSPTWRTVEGGSGAYVDQVVAAIGDVRTATPVRSVLRHDDGVEVVTGDTTHAFDRIVLATHADTTLDLLVDATPEEKALLGAFRYSVNPTWLHTDTSVLPAVRRARSSWNYRMRDCHADQPQVLVSYWMNRLQGFDSADEHLVTLNPDGWVDPAKVTSRMTYAHPVFTPESVAAAEQLTSAGGPRLAFAGAHLGWGFHEDGCRSGVEAASRLGVRW, translated from the coding sequence ATGAGCGGTCATCGTGAGTCGGTGGCCGTGGTCGGGTCCGGCGTCGCCGGGTTGACCGCGGCGTACCTGCTGAGCCGGACGTGTCGGGTCACCGTCTTCGAGGCGGACGTCCGGCCCGGCGGGCACGCGCACACCCACGACGTCACGGACTCGGCCGGCGGCACGCACCGGGTCGACAGCGGTTTCATCGTGCACAACGAGCAGACCTACCCGTACCTGCTCAAGCTCTTCGCCGAGCTCGGCGTGGGCACCCGCCCGACCGAGATGAGCATGAGCGTCCACTGCGACGGCTGCGGTCTCGAGTACGCCGGGGGCCGCGGCGCCGGATCGATCCTGAGCCAGCCGCGCCGGCTCGCCGATCCCCGCTTCGTCCGCATGCTCACCGAGATCCCCCGCTTCCACCGCGCGGCCCGCGCTGTCCTGAACGACGGCGACGACAGCCTCACCTGGGCAGGGTTCCTGCAGCAGCGCGGCTTCTCCAAGTACTTCGTCCGGCACTTCGCCGTGCCGCTGGTCGCCTGCGTCTGGTCGTCGGGCACGGCCGACGCCGGGCTGTACCCGGCGCGCTACCTGTTCCGCTTCCTCGACCACCACGGCATGCTGACCGTCGGCGGCTCGCCAACCTGGCGCACGGTCGAGGGCGGTTCCGGCGCGTACGTCGACCAGGTGGTCGCCGCGATCGGCGACGTCCGCACGGCGACTCCCGTCCGCTCGGTGCTGCGGCACGACGACGGCGTCGAGGTCGTCACCGGCGACACGACCCACGCCTTCGACCGCATCGTCCTCGCGACGCACGCCGACACGACGCTCGACCTGCTCGTCGACGCGACGCCCGAGGAGAAGGCCCTGCTCGGCGCGTTCCGCTACTCGGTCAACCCGACCTGGCTGCACACCGACACCTCCGTCCTGCCCGCCGTACGACGTGCGCGGTCGTCCTGGAACTACCGGATGCGCGACTGCCACGCCGACCAGCCGCAGGTCCTGGTCAGCTACTGGATGAATCGCCTGCAGGGCTTCGACTCCGCCGACGAGCACCTGGTCACCCTCAACCCGGACGGCTGGGTCGACCCGGCCAAGGTCACCAGCCGGATGACGTACGCGCACCCGGTCTTCACTCCCGAGTCCGTCGCCGCGGCCGAGCAGCTCACGTCGGCCGGCGGACCACGGCTCGCCTTCGCGGGCGCGCACCTGGGCTGGGGGTTCCACGAGGACGGCTGCCGCTCGGGTGTCGAGGCAGCCTCCCGGCTGGGGGTCAGGTGGTAG
- a CDS encoding ABC transporter substrate-binding protein has product MRNNFRRTRLLAAAVALMTVAAGCSRADSNEQPVASTDKGPATELRLGYFPNVTHAAALVGLDQGLFTKELGSTKLVPTKFNAGPEAVGALLGGSLDASFIGSGPAINAYAKSNGEAVRLIAGTTSGGAQLVVKPTITKPEDLAGKTVVTPQLGNTQDVSLKKWLAEKNLTGKVKVTNLENAQTLDAFKKGDVDAAWLPEPWSSRLVLDAGAKVLLDEAELWPDGKFPTTVLIVRTKFLQEHPQSVKALLTGLVGAIDYSTKDEAAAKKVVNAQLLELTGKALKPEVIDRAFANIKITADPIAGQFPQLAKDQVTAAIAKEAPDVSGFADFGPLNEVLTKAGQPTVDAAGLDKK; this is encoded by the coding sequence GTGAGGAACAACTTCCGCCGTACCCGCTTGCTCGCCGCCGCCGTGGCGCTGATGACCGTCGCCGCCGGCTGCTCGCGCGCCGACAGCAACGAGCAGCCGGTCGCCTCGACGGACAAGGGCCCGGCCACCGAGCTGCGGCTCGGCTACTTCCCGAACGTCACCCACGCGGCGGCGCTGGTCGGGCTCGACCAGGGCCTGTTCACCAAGGAGCTCGGCAGCACCAAGCTGGTGCCGACCAAGTTCAACGCCGGCCCGGAGGCCGTCGGCGCGCTGCTCGGCGGCTCGCTGGACGCCTCCTTCATCGGCTCCGGCCCGGCGATCAACGCCTACGCGAAGTCCAACGGCGAAGCGGTCCGGCTGATCGCCGGTACGACGTCCGGCGGCGCGCAGCTGGTGGTCAAGCCGACCATCACCAAGCCCGAGGACCTGGCCGGCAAGACGGTGGTCACCCCGCAGCTGGGCAACACCCAGGACGTGTCGCTGAAGAAGTGGCTGGCCGAGAAGAACCTGACCGGCAAGGTGAAGGTCACCAACCTGGAGAACGCGCAGACGCTGGACGCGTTCAAGAAGGGTGACGTCGACGCCGCCTGGCTGCCCGAGCCCTGGTCGTCGCGGCTGGTGCTGGACGCCGGCGCGAAGGTGCTGCTGGACGAGGCCGAGCTGTGGCCCGACGGCAAGTTCCCGACCACCGTGCTGATCGTGCGGACCAAGTTCCTGCAGGAGCACCCGCAGTCGGTCAAGGCGCTGCTGACCGGTCTGGTCGGGGCGATCGACTACAGCACCAAGGACGAGGCCGCCGCGAAGAAGGTGGTCAACGCCCAGCTGCTCGAGCTGACCGGCAAGGCGCTGAAGCCGGAGGTCATCGATCGCGCCTTCGCCAACATCAAGATCACCGCCGACCCGATCGCGGGCCAGTTCCCGCAGCTGGCCAAGGACCAGGTCACCGCCGCGATCGCGAAGGAAGCGCCAGACGTGTCCGGGTTCGCCGACTTCGGGCCGCTGAACGAGGTGCTCACCAAGGCCGGGCAGCCGACCGTCGACGCCGCCGGTCTGGACAAGAAGTAA
- a CDS encoding ABC transporter ATP-binding protein: protein MTSTIETRPVAAAVTPVRFHQVGKTFGQGGKAVVALDQVDLAVAPGEFVCLLGASGCGKTTLLNLVAGLDQPTTGRIELNSSRPAVVFQEAALMPWLTAAGNIELPLRMAGVGKAARRATAAELLELVRLGGVGDKRPHELSGGMRQRVALARALASTTDHTGSGAGKPSLLLMDEPFSALDAITHDVREAVRLGQRVVLLSSRPGRVVREWNVDGLTDGAETGAVDEVNAALREVISSHAA from the coding sequence ATGACCTCAACGATCGAGACCAGGCCGGTGGCCGCGGCCGTGACGCCCGTCCGTTTCCACCAGGTCGGCAAGACGTTCGGGCAGGGCGGCAAGGCCGTGGTCGCGCTCGACCAGGTCGACCTCGCGGTCGCGCCGGGGGAGTTCGTCTGCCTGCTCGGCGCGTCGGGCTGCGGCAAGACGACGCTGCTCAACCTGGTGGCCGGGCTCGACCAGCCGACCACCGGCCGGATCGAGCTGAACTCGTCCCGGCCGGCGGTCGTCTTCCAGGAGGCGGCGCTGATGCCGTGGCTCACCGCCGCGGGCAACATCGAGCTGCCGCTGCGGATGGCCGGCGTCGGCAAGGCGGCCCGCCGGGCCACGGCGGCTGAGCTGCTCGAGCTCGTCCGCCTCGGCGGAGTGGGCGACAAGCGGCCGCACGAGCTGTCCGGCGGGATGCGGCAGCGGGTCGCGCTCGCCCGCGCGCTGGCCTCGACCACCGACCACACCGGTTCCGGCGCGGGCAAGCCGTCGCTGCTGCTGATGGACGAGCCGTTCTCCGCCCTCGACGCGATCACCCACGACGTCCGCGAGGCGGTGCGGCTCGGCCAGCGCGTCGTCCTGCTGTCCTCGCGGCCGGGCCGGGTGGTGCGGGAGTGGAACGTCGACGGGCTCACCGACGGCGCCGAAACCGGCGCGGTGGACGAGGTCAACGCCGCGCTCCGCGAGGTGATCAGCAGCCATGCCGCCTGA
- a CDS encoding ABC transporter permease — MPPEATRVRPVDAGSVEAGLDALDTPVDLHRETVLRRIVVRVLPPIGAIALFVLVWQLLWAAAFWPEFKLPAPADVGTQIWQLVTSGDILELFWTSVHRAVIGFGISLLIAVPLGLAIANITVVRRGIGPLVSGLQSLPSVAWVPAAILWFGLNDRAIYWVVLLGAVPSIANGLVSGLDQVPPILPRVGKALGAGRWSGIRYILLPAALPGFLGGLKQGWAFSWRSLMAAELIATSPDLGEGLGQYLHNAMSLSDISMVFAGILLIFVVGVGIELAVFRPLENSVLRARGLTQGRK; from the coding sequence ATGCCGCCTGAGGCCACCCGGGTCCGGCCGGTCGACGCCGGTTCGGTCGAAGCAGGTCTGGACGCGCTCGACACCCCGGTGGATCTGCACCGGGAGACGGTGCTGCGGCGGATCGTCGTACGGGTCCTGCCGCCGATCGGTGCGATCGCCCTGTTCGTGCTGGTCTGGCAGCTGCTCTGGGCCGCGGCGTTCTGGCCGGAGTTCAAGCTGCCCGCGCCCGCCGACGTCGGGACCCAGATCTGGCAGCTGGTGACCTCCGGGGACATCCTCGAGCTGTTCTGGACGTCGGTGCACCGGGCCGTGATCGGATTCGGGATCTCGCTGCTGATCGCCGTACCGCTCGGCCTGGCGATCGCGAACATCACCGTCGTCCGGCGCGGGATCGGGCCGCTGGTGTCCGGGCTGCAGAGCCTTCCCTCGGTGGCCTGGGTGCCGGCGGCGATCCTGTGGTTCGGGCTCAACGACCGGGCCATCTACTGGGTCGTCCTGCTCGGCGCCGTACCGTCGATCGCGAACGGGCTGGTGTCCGGCCTGGACCAGGTGCCGCCGATCCTGCCGCGGGTCGGCAAGGCGCTCGGCGCGGGCCGGTGGAGCGGCATCCGGTACATCCTGCTGCCGGCCGCGCTGCCCGGATTCCTCGGGGGACTCAAGCAGGGTTGGGCGTTCTCGTGGCGGTCGCTGATGGCCGCCGAGCTGATCGCGACGTCGCCGGACCTGGGCGAAGGGCTCGGGCAGTACCTGCACAACGCGATGTCGCTGTCGGACATCTCGATGGTGTTCGCCGGGATCCTGCTGATCTTCGTGGTCGGCGTCGGGATCGAGCTCGCGGTGTTCCGGCCGCTGGAGAACTCCGTACTGCGGGCGCGTGGGCTGACCCAGGGGAGGAAATAG
- a CDS encoding TSUP family transporter — MRRLILIALLGSVAQLVDGTLGMAYGVTATTALLITGITPAVASASVHLSEVGTTLASGLSHWRFGNVDWRVVALIGVPGGVGAFAGATFLSNLSTESASLWVAALLILLGVYILARFATGKVRGVIQGRVGGRFLGPLGLVAGFVDATGGGGWGPVATSALLGSGKLAPRKTVGSVNAAEFIVSVAASLGFLFGLGNENIPYEIVAALLIGGVIAAPLAAWLVSRLATQWLGVGVGLVLILTNARTLLKGLEVGTGARFAVYGVLVALWAGVVAYGVRRSAAERAEDKELESIAG; from the coding sequence GTGCGTCGTCTCATCCTGATCGCCCTGCTCGGATCCGTGGCCCAGCTCGTCGACGGCACGCTCGGCATGGCGTACGGCGTCACCGCCACCACGGCGCTGCTGATCACCGGCATCACGCCGGCCGTCGCCTCCGCGTCCGTGCACCTGAGCGAGGTGGGGACGACGCTGGCGTCCGGGCTGTCGCACTGGCGGTTCGGCAACGTGGACTGGCGCGTGGTGGCGCTGATCGGCGTACCGGGTGGGGTCGGTGCTTTCGCGGGGGCGACGTTCCTGTCGAACCTGTCGACCGAGTCGGCGTCGCTGTGGGTTGCGGCGTTGCTGATCCTGCTGGGGGTCTACATCCTGGCGCGGTTCGCCACCGGCAAGGTGCGCGGCGTGATCCAGGGGCGCGTGGGCGGGCGGTTCCTGGGGCCGCTCGGGCTGGTCGCCGGGTTCGTCGACGCGACCGGTGGTGGCGGCTGGGGTCCGGTGGCCACGTCGGCGCTGCTCGGGAGCGGGAAGCTGGCGCCGCGGAAGACGGTCGGGTCGGTCAATGCCGCGGAGTTCATCGTGTCGGTCGCGGCCAGCCTGGGCTTCCTGTTCGGCCTGGGCAACGAGAACATCCCGTACGAGATCGTCGCGGCGCTGCTGATCGGCGGCGTGATCGCGGCACCGCTCGCGGCGTGGCTGGTGTCGCGGCTCGCGACACAGTGGCTGGGGGTCGGTGTCGGGCTCGTCCTGATCCTCACCAACGCGCGGACGCTGCTGAAGGGGCTCGAGGTCGGGACCGGGGCGCGGTTCGCGGTGTACGGCGTGCTGGTGGCGCTGTGGGCAGGGGTCGTCGCGTACGGCGTACGGCGGTCGGCCGCGGAACGTGCGGAGGACAAGGAACTGGAGTCGATCGCGGGCTGA
- a CDS encoding PLDc N-terminal domain-containing protein, which produces MRYLPFLISLALTVYALFSCIQTRAEDVPYLPKLVWLVLIVVVPFAGPIVWLLMSRNAGRPERPVRRTPAPGRPVAPDDDPDFLATLERFRDPRMGGSAPRPEDEKPSKEKPAKDKQSKDKPAKGKAEDTGKEAPTESDDGKQ; this is translated from the coding sequence GTGCGATATCTGCCGTTCCTGATCAGTCTGGCCCTGACCGTCTACGCGCTGTTCTCCTGCATCCAGACGCGTGCCGAGGACGTTCCCTACCTGCCCAAGCTGGTGTGGCTCGTCCTGATCGTCGTCGTGCCCTTCGCGGGCCCGATCGTCTGGCTGCTGATGTCGCGGAACGCAGGCCGCCCCGAACGCCCGGTCCGGCGTACGCCGGCACCCGGCCGCCCGGTCGCGCCCGACGACGACCCGGACTTCCTCGCGACGCTCGAGCGCTTCCGGGATCCCCGCATGGGTGGATCCGCGCCGCGGCCGGAGGATGAGAAGCCGTCCAAGGAGAAGCCTGCGAAGGACAAGCAGTCGAAGGACAAGCCCGCCAAGGGCAAGGCCGAGGACACCGGCAAAGAAGCCCCCACCGAGTCTGACGACGGCAAGCAGTAG
- a CDS encoding WhiB family transcriptional regulator — protein MSRGMPRLPRPLMDLWDWQSQAACRDVNPELFFSPESERGVRKRAREMVAKSLCGTCPVQPECRQHALSVGEPYGVWGGTTESERDNNVVLAEHRKSA, from the coding sequence ATGTCGAGAGGGATGCCTCGCCTACCCCGCCCGCTCATGGATCTGTGGGACTGGCAGTCGCAAGCCGCTTGCCGCGACGTCAACCCGGAGCTGTTCTTCTCCCCCGAATCGGAGCGTGGCGTCCGCAAACGCGCGCGCGAGATGGTGGCGAAGTCACTCTGCGGTACCTGCCCGGTCCAGCCCGAGTGCCGTCAGCACGCACTCTCCGTCGGAGAGCCGTACGGCGTCTGGGGCGGGACCACGGAATCCGAGCGGGACAACAACGTCGTCCTCGCCGAGCACAGGAAGTCCGCCTGA
- a CDS encoding MerR family transcriptional regulator gives MRPASETLTVGAAARRLGIAAPTLRSWERRYGLSPSARSTGGHRRYDAEDLARLRAMLRLVDQGVPTAEAAAEVRDRRYPVPSPAVTSATSVAAGPQMTAVAAFQPPARARREASKPPADLFSLANAMDSERLTYEVARSLDRSGAVEAWTSRLMPLLVEVGDQWERTGDCIEVERLASDAVAGGLRYHTRRAVERNRPDDVERPVVLACLEREDHALPLLAVAAALAERGVKVRTLGAATPVTSLSSAVRRIRPAAVFVWSSAPETADLAALGTLARTRPSYAVVVGGPGWQAVGKPTGWVNSLSDAVNALVGAVRPG, from the coding sequence GTGCGACCCGCCTCCGAGACCCTCACCGTCGGGGCCGCCGCGCGCCGTCTGGGGATCGCCGCGCCGACGCTGCGGAGCTGGGAACGCCGGTACGGATTGAGCCCGAGCGCCCGCAGTACAGGCGGTCACCGCCGGTACGACGCGGAGGACCTGGCCCGGCTGCGGGCGATGCTGCGACTGGTCGACCAGGGGGTGCCGACGGCCGAGGCCGCGGCCGAGGTGCGTGACCGCAGATACCCGGTGCCGTCACCGGCTGTGACATCCGCCACGTCGGTTGCCGCGGGCCCGCAGATGACTGCCGTGGCAGCTTTCCAGCCGCCCGCCAGGGCCCGACGCGAGGCCTCGAAGCCGCCCGCCGACCTGTTCTCGCTGGCGAACGCGATGGATTCCGAGCGGCTCACCTACGAGGTCGCGCGCAGCCTCGACCGGTCGGGCGCGGTCGAAGCCTGGACGAGCCGGCTCATGCCGCTGCTCGTCGAGGTCGGCGACCAGTGGGAGCGGACCGGCGATTGCATCGAGGTCGAGCGCCTCGCCTCGGACGCGGTCGCTGGTGGCCTGAGATATCACACCCGGCGGGCGGTCGAGCGGAACCGGCCGGACGACGTGGAGCGTCCTGTCGTCCTGGCGTGCCTCGAGCGGGAGGACCACGCGCTGCCGCTGCTGGCCGTCGCGGCCGCCCTGGCCGAGCGCGGGGTGAAGGTCCGGACGCTGGGCGCCGCGACGCCCGTGACGTCGTTGTCGTCCGCCGTACGCCGGATCAGGCCGGCCGCGGTGTTCGTGTGGTCGAGCGCGCCGGAGACGGCGGACCTGGCGGCGCTGGGGACGCTGGCGCGCACGCGGCCGTCGTACGCGGTGGTGGTCGGTGGCCCGGGCTGGCAGGCGGTCGGCAAGCCGACGGGCTGGGTGAACTCGCTCTCCGACGCAGTGAACGCTCTCGTCGGCGCGGTCCGCCCTGGCTGA
- the crcB gene encoding fluoride efflux transporter CrcB yields the protein MNLLLVAVGAAVGAPLRFLTDRYVVARILRGARPFPWGTLTVNVLGSFVLGLLTGVTDHTTTLLVGVGFCGAFTTYSTFAAETLQLARGGNRAGAVLNAVLNLGVGLAAAILGATIT from the coding sequence ATGAACCTCCTGCTCGTCGCCGTGGGCGCGGCGGTCGGAGCTCCGCTGCGGTTTCTCACCGACCGGTACGTCGTCGCCCGCATCCTGCGCGGCGCGCGACCGTTCCCGTGGGGAACGCTGACGGTCAACGTGCTCGGCAGCTTCGTCCTCGGTCTACTCACCGGCGTCACCGACCACACGACGACGCTCCTGGTCGGCGTCGGGTTCTGCGGCGCGTTCACGACGTACAGCACCTTCGCTGCCGAGACCCTGCAACTCGCCCGCGGCGGTAACCGCGCGGGCGCGGTCCTCAACGCCGTCCTCAACCTCGGCGTCGGCCTGGCCGCCGCGATCCTCGGCGCGACGATCACCTAG
- a CDS encoding CrcB family protein, with translation MTAEVGLGRTLAVIAAGGVVGSLARYGLAEAWPHQLGGFPWATFVTNVVGCFLIGVLLARITPQTHPLLRPFVGTGVLGGFTTFSTFAVDTDRLLPDHAVVALVYFFGTLAAALVAVWAGDRVAR, from the coding sequence GTGACCGCCGAGGTCGGCCTCGGGCGGACCCTGGCGGTGATCGCCGCCGGTGGTGTGGTCGGGTCGCTGGCCCGGTACGGGTTGGCCGAGGCTTGGCCGCACCAGCTCGGCGGGTTTCCCTGGGCGACGTTCGTCACGAACGTCGTCGGGTGTTTCCTGATCGGCGTACTGCTGGCGCGGATCACCCCTCAGACCCACCCGCTGCTCCGGCCCTTCGTCGGGACCGGGGTCCTGGGCGGGTTCACGACGTTCTCGACATTTGCCGTCGACACCGATCGGTTGCTGCCCGATCACGCGGTCGTTGCCCTGGTCTACTTCTTCGGGACGCTGGCCGCCGCGCTGGTCGCGGTCTGGGCCGGGGACCGGGTGGCACGATGA
- a CDS encoding histidine phosphatase family protein, which produces MIQIYLVRHGAPDYTPVEGRGWPGMAADSAPLSAEGVKQAEALADLLSGIGATYLISSPFTRALQSASIIGHRLALGVKVDYELRDWLPNSTGTWRGVADVRAAQAELDEYGGEWPDGIPRPWEPLSAVRERARAAIARHTASTDGPVLAITHAMVVRALTGTEDIAHGAHEYYRYDPADTA; this is translated from the coding sequence GTGATCCAGATCTACCTGGTGCGGCACGGCGCACCGGACTACACACCGGTCGAGGGCCGCGGCTGGCCGGGCATGGCGGCCGACTCGGCTCCGCTCAGCGCCGAAGGCGTCAAGCAGGCCGAGGCACTCGCCGACCTGCTCAGCGGCATCGGTGCGACGTACCTGATCAGCTCGCCGTTCACCCGCGCCCTGCAGAGTGCCTCGATCATCGGCCACCGGCTCGCGCTCGGCGTGAAGGTCGACTACGAACTGCGCGACTGGCTGCCGAACAGCACCGGCACGTGGCGCGGCGTCGCCGACGTACGGGCTGCCCAGGCCGAGCTCGACGAGTACGGCGGCGAGTGGCCCGACGGCATCCCGCGCCCGTGGGAGCCGCTGTCCGCGGTCCGCGAGCGGGCCCGTGCCGCCATCGCCCGCCACACCGCGAGCACCGACGGCCCGGTCCTCGCGATCACCCATGCCATGGTCGTCCGCGCCCTCACCGGCACCGAGGACATCGCCCACGGCGCCCACGAGTACTACCGCTACGACCCCGCCGACACCGCGTGA